From Rhodovibrio salinarum DSM 9154:
TGTCCAGGCGCACGCCTTCCTGGTCGCCGGAATGGTTCAGCGGCGCCCAGACCTCCGCGGCGACGTTGCCGGCTTCCTCGACGATCTGATCGACCAGTTCGGCATCGACCTCGGCGAACGCGGGCAGGGCATGCAACGCTTCCAGCCCGCCGGAGGTGCGCAGCGCGAAGTCAAGGTCGGCAAGCGGCGCGCGGTAGTCGGCCATGGGTCACTTTCTCCTGGTGAGTCGCTTCTGCTTCGACCCCTACGCTGCCACGACCGCCTGCCGGGCGCCATCCGACATGGGCGCACAGCAGGGCTGCTCACCTGTCTAGGCCGGCTTGGGGCCGGTCCGGCCGGGAAAGGTCAGTGGCTTTGCGCGAACTTGGCCTTCTGTTCGGGCGTGGCCTCGGTCTGGTATTTGGCCTTCCAGTCGTCGTAGGGCATGCCGTAGACGATCTCGCGGGCGTCGTCATAGGAGAGCTCGACCCCCTGCTCTTCGGCCGCTGCGCGGTACCACTTGGACAGGCAGTTGCGGCAGAAGCCGGCCAGGTTCATCAGGTCGATGTTCTGCACGTCGGTGCGCTCGCGCAGGTGCTGCACCAGGTCGCGGAACACCTGCGCCTCGATCTCGGTGCGGGTTTTGTCATCCATGGCTGTTTTTGCTCCCCTTTCAGCGGACTGTCGGGAGATATGACCCGACCGGCGCGAACGGTAAAGCGGCTAAACACCGATCAGTGTCTCGCGTGCCAGCATGTCGACCACCTGCTGCAGGGCCGTGTGCGTGTCCGCGCCCTCGGCGAGCGCGTCGTGGTAGACCTTGAGCTGGCGGTGGGCGCTGGTGCCGTGGCGGACGATCTCGCGGGCGTGGCTTACCTCGGCCAGCACGCCCATCTCCTCCGCTTCGGGGCGGATCAGGTCGAGCAACTCTTCCAAAAGCTCGCTGTACGGCAGCAGTTCGCCCCGGCCGAAGTCGACCAGGCCCTCGTCGAAGCCGTAGCGCTGCGCCCGCCAGCGGTTCTCGCGGACCAGGATGTTGGCGTAGCGCCGCCAGCGCTGATTGTTGCGCTTCAGGCGGTAGAGCATGCGCAGCAGGCACACGAAGATCGCCGCGATGCAGATGCCGTCGTCCAGGCGCGGCGTGACATCGGTGATCCGCAGTTCCAGCGTCGGGAAGCGCGCGGAAGGGCGGACGTCCCACCAGATCTTGCTGGCGTCCTCGATCAGCCCGGCCTCGACCATCATGGCGAGGTGGCGCTGGTATTCCGACCAGCTTTCGAACATCTCCGGCAGGCCGGTGCGCGGCAGCTCGTCGAACACCGCCAGACGATAGGACTTGAGCCCGGTATTCTCGCCCCGCCAGAACGGCGAGGAGGTCGACAGCGCCAGCAGGTGCGGCAGGAAGTAGGCCGCCTGACCCATCAGATCCATGCGCAACTCGTCGTCCTCGATGCCGACGTGAACGTGCATGGCACAGATGATCATCCGCCGCGCGACCGCCTGCATGTCGCGGGCGAGGACGTTGTAGCGCTCCTTGTCGGTGTGCTTCTGGCTGGTCCAGGCGGCGAACGGGTGGGTCGAGGCCGCGATCGGCGCGAGGTCGTAGGCGTTCACCACATCAGCCACCGTGCGCCGCAGCTCGCGCAGTTCCTCGCGGCAGCCGTGCAGCGTATCGTTGACGCCGGTGCCGACCTCGATCTGGCAGCGCAGGAATTCCGGACTGACCCGGCTCTTCAGCCGGCGTTCGCATTCCGCCATCAAGGCGTCCGGGACTTCAGTGACCAGATCGCGGCTCTGCCGTTCGACCAGCAGGTATTCCTCCTCCACGCCCATGGTGAAGGAGGGGACGGTCTGGCTCATGCGCGTGCGCTCCCGGCTCCGACGGCGGTTGGCTGTACAAAGTTTGCCCGCCGCGCGCCCAGCTTGCAAAGACTGTGGGCGATGAACGCGGATGATTCAGCGTCGTGAGCGGCTGATTGGGAGCCAGGCGTCTCGGGGGCTCTCCGCCCGTCGGCAGGCGCGAAGCGCGTTACTGCCGATACGGTTTGTACAGCTCGGGATCGTCGAGCAGCGGGCGCAGCAGCTCGACCATCTCGTCCGCCCAGGCACGCTGGCCGCGCTGGGTGTCGATCAGGTCCTGGCGAATCTCGACCAGCGCGTTGGCGAGGCCGCGCTTGTCGCCGTGGACGTGCTGGGTATAGCCGTGGCCGTCACGCGCGGAGTAGGGCTCGTTATCGCCGACCTGCCAGCCCCGCGCGCGGGCCCGGCGCATCAACGGCACCGGCAGGCGGGGGTCGTAGTCCCACAGCACGCCGATCTGCCACGGCCGCTCCCGCCCCCGCAGGATGGGGGTGAAGGAGTGCATCGAGACCAGCACGGGCGCCCGGCCGCGCGCGGTCATGGCGTCCAGCTGCCGGGCGACCGCGCCGTGATAGGGCCAGAAGAAGCTCTGCAGCCGCGCTTCCAGCGCGTCCGCCGAAAGCTCGCGGTTGCCGGGCACCACCGTCTCGTCGGCGATTGCGGGGGTCAGCGTGGGGTCGTCCAACTGCCGGTTGGGGTCCACGATCAGGCGCGAGAAGTGCGAGAATACGGCGGGCGCGTTCAGCGCGTCCGCCATCATCCGGGTGACCGGCGCGATCCCGATGTCGTAGGCGATGTGCCGTTCCAGCGCGCGCGCCGGCACGCCCAGGCCATCCAGCGCGCGCGGCACGAAGTTCGCCGCGTGGTCGCAGACCAAGAGCAGGTCGCTCTCCGCCTCGGCGTTGTAGGTCCAGAAGGGCGCGGGCTCGTCGTCGGCGAGCAGCGGGCACGCGGCCGTGTCGGTATCTTGGGTGTCGGGGGAGCGCGTCATCGCGCGCGATCATAGACCAGGGCTGCGTAACAGGGAAACGGGGTCCGTTCTGCCAAAGCCGCATGGCACCGTTTCGTCATTGACCCGTGATGAGTGCGGTCGCCTAATTGGCGCATGCGGATCGGACAGCCCAACACCTTCTTCTGCATCGACGGGCACACCTGCGGCAACCCGGTTCGGCTGGTGGCCTCGGGCGGGCCCAGGCTCGACGGCGCCACGATATCCGAGCGCCGGCAGGACTTCCTTGCCCGCTACGACTGGATCCGCACCGGCCTGATGTTCGAGCCGCGCGGCCACGACATGATGTCGGGGGCGATCCTCTATCCGCCGACCACGCCCGACGGCGACATCGGCGTGCTGTATATCGAGACCAGCGGCTGCCTGCCGATGTGCGGCCATGGGACGATCGGCACGGTGACCTTCGCGCTGGAACGCGGGCTGGTGCAGCCGGCCACGCCCGGCGTGCTGCGTCTGGACACGCCGGCCGGACGGGTCACCGCCGACTACCGCGTGCAGGGCGACAAGGTTGCGGCGGTCAAGATCACCAACGTCCCGGCCTTCCTATACGCCCAAGGCATCGAGATCGCGGTGGACGGGCTGGGCCGGCTGACGCTCGACGTGGCCTACGGCGGCAACTTCTACGCCATCATCGAACCGCAGGCGGCCTTCGGTGGGCTGGAGACGATCGGCGCGGCGGATGTGCTGGCCTGGTCGCCCAGGGTGCGGGACGCGGTCAATGCCGCCCTCGACGCCGTCCATCCCCAGGACCCGACGATCCGCGGGGTCAGCCACGTGATGTGGACCGGCACGCCGCAGACCGAGGGCGCGCACGCTCGCAACGCCGTCTTCTACGGCAAGCGCGCGATCGACCGCAGCCCCTGCGGCACCGGCACCAGCGCGCGCATGGCCCAGCTCGCCGCCCGGGGTGACCTCCGGCCGGGCGATGCCTTCGTGCACGAGAGCATCATCGGCTCGCTGTTCACCGGGCGGGTCGAGGCGGCCACCGAGGTCGCCGGCACCCCCGCGATCCAGCCGTCGATCGAGGGCTGGGCGGTGATCACCGGCTTCAACACGCTCTTCCTGGACGAGTCCGACCCCTACGTGCGCGGGTTTACGGTGGGGTAGGGGCTACTCAAAAACGAAGATCGACGTCCTGCTGAGCAGGGCGCGTAAGGCCCGTGTCGCCCATGTCCGGTGGCGATCCCCGCGTTACGACCGCCCCTGCCACCGGGCGATCTCTTCCCGCCAGAAATCGCGGTCGGCGTACTCGGTCGGATCTTCCACGCCGGCGTCGTGCAGCGCCTCCAGGCGCTCGACGCAGGTGCCGCAGCGCCCACAGTGCACCGCCTCGCCCTTGTAGCAGGACCAGGTCTCCGCGATCGGCACGCCGAGGCGGCCGGCTTCGGCGGCGATGTCGGTCTTCGACCAGTGGATGAACGGGGTTTCCAGGTTGATCGACGCGACGCCGTCGAGCGCGGTGTCCTCCATCGCCTGGAAGGCGTCGACGAAGGCCGGGCGGCAGTCGGGGTAGATCACGTGGTCGCCGGTGTGCATCGCCGCCGCCACGCGCGCAATCCCGCGCCCACCGGCGAGCGCGAAGGCGGCCGTCAGCATCAGCGGGTTGCGGTTGGGCACGACGGTGACGGCCATCGTTTCGGACGAATAGTGCCCGTCCGGGACGTCTTCGCTGTCGGTGAGCGCGCTGCCGGCGATCCGCCGGCCGACATCGGAGAGATCGATCACCTCGTACGCCACGCCCAGGCGCTTGGCGCAGCGGGCGGCGAACTCGATCTCCTTGCGATGGCGCTGGCCGTAATCGAAGGTCACCAGGGCGGCCACGCCGCCCGGTTCGGTCGACAGGCGATGGGCGAGCGTCACCGAGTCCAGACCGCCGGAACAGACCACCAGTGCCGGGCCCGGGTCGGCGGTCATGCCGGGGCGAGGCCGATCTTGCGGTCGCGCCGGCGCAGCAGCAGGACGCAGGGCAGGGCCAGGAGGGTCATCCACAGCTTGCCGAGGACTTGGCCCCACAGGTGGTCCAGGCCGCCGAAGGCGAGCTGCAGGAACACCAGGCTGTCGATCGTGAGGCCGACCAGGCCGCTCAGGAACACCGCAAGCACCAGGCGCCGGCGCTGCAGCGGGGTATAGACCGCGAAGTCCGCCAGTTCGGAGAACAGGAAGGCGGCCGTGGAGGCGATCACCAGCGCGCCCGGCGAGACCAGGGCCGACAGGCCGGCGCCGACCGTGATCGCGGCCAGCGTCCACAGCTTGCCCAGGCGCCGCTGCACCATGTCACGCATGACGAGCGCGATCCCGATCATCAGCACGCCCGAAGGCGCCATGATCGGATCGCCCAGCAGGCCCGGGGCGACCGGGATCAGGCACGGACCGTTCGGCACGCAGGTCGTGCCGAGGTTGCCGATCAGCCAGTTCGCCAAGGGCACGCAGGCGCAGAAGGCGACCAGGAAGGCCGCGCCCTCGATCCGTCGTTGCCGGGATGTCACGGGTGTGTCGGTCATCGCGACAAGGGTGCTACACGATGCGGGGTGCAAGGGGCAAGACGGCTGATCGTCGGGACCTGCGGCCGTGCCCGGCTGTCCCGGAACGTTGACCGGCCCGGCGGCCACGCCTTAAACCCGGTGGTCCATCAGACAATTGCGACCGCACCGCGCGAACGGCGAAGAAACCGAGATGACCAGCGACCACCGCGTCCACTTTTACGACTGTACGCTGCGCGACGGGCAGCAGACGCAAGGCGTCGATTTCTCCGTCGCCGACAAGCGTACGCTCTCGCTGGCGCTCGACGAGCTTGGCGTCGATTATATCGAGGGCGGCTGGCCGGGCGCGAACCCGACCGATGATGCCTTTTTCGATGAGCCCCCGCAGCTGACCAACGCCAAGCTGGTCGCCTTCGGTATGACCCGGCGGATCGGCCGGTCGGCGGACAACGACCCGGGCATGGCCGCGCTGCTGAACAGCCGCGCCGATGGTCTGACGATCGTGGGGAAGACCTGGGATTACCATGTCGACCTCGCGCTCGGCGCCGACCGGGACGACTACGTCGAGGTGATCGCCGACAGCGTGCGCATTGCCCGGGAGCGCAAGGGCGAGGCGATCTTCGACGCCGAGCACTTCTTCGACGGCTACAAGGCGAACCCGGACTACGCGCTGCGCTGCCTGGACGCGGCCTACCAGGCGGGCGCGCGCTGGATCGTGTTGTGCGACACCAACGGCGGCACCCTGCCGCACGAGGTCAGCCGGATCGTAGGCGAGGTCGCGCAGCGCATCCCGGGCCAGCAGCTCGGCATCCACACCCACGACGACACCGGCAACGCGGTCGCCAATTCGCTAGCCGCGGTGGAAGCCGGCGTGCGGCAGGTGCAGGGCACGCTGAACGGGCTGGGCGAGCGCTGCGGCAATGCCAACCTGATCTCGGTGATCGCCTCGATCGCGCTCAAGACGGATTTTAAGACGCGGATCACCGATCAGCAGCTCAAGGAGTTGACCCCGGTCTCGCGGCTGCTCGACGAGCGGCTGAACCGCGCGCCCTCGCGCGGCGCGCCCTACGTCGGGGAGAGTGCGTTCGCGCACAAGGGCGGGTTGCACGTCTCCGCGGTCGAGAAGGACCCGCGCACCTACGAGCACATCGATCCCGCGCGGGTCGGCAACCAGCGCCACATCGTCGTCTCGGATCAGTCGGGGCGCTCCAACATCCTGGCGCGGTTCCGTGAGATCGGCATCGAGATGGACCCGAACGATCCGGCCGTGGCCGATCTGGTCGAGCGGGTGAAGGCGCGCGAGTTCTCGGGCTATGCTTATGACGGGGCGGAGGCGAGCTTCGAGCTGATGGCCCGCCGGGCGCTCAAGCAGGTGCCCGACTACTTCGCGCTGTCCCGCTTCCGGGTGATGGACGACCGCCGCTGGAACGCGCGCGGGGAGCTGGTGACGGAGTCCGAAGCGACCGTGACCACCGAGGTTGCCGGGCGCGAGATGATGACGGTCGCCAACGGCAACGGTCCGGTGAACGCGCTGGACAAGGCCCTGCGCAAGGCGCTCCTGGAGTTCTACCCGCAGCTCGAGGACATGCGCCTGAGCGACTACAAGGTGCGTATCCTCACCCCCCAGGCCGGCACCGGCGCGGTCACCCGTGTGATGATCGAAAGCGCCGACGGGCAGGGGCGGAGCTGGACCACCGTGGGGGTGTCGACCAACATCATCGACGC
This genomic window contains:
- a CDS encoding DUF1244 domain-containing protein produces the protein MDDKTRTEIEAQVFRDLVQHLRERTDVQNIDLMNLAGFCRNCLSKWYRAAAEEQGVELSYDDAREIVYGMPYDDWKAKYQTEATPEQKAKFAQSH
- a CDS encoding carboxylate-amine ligase; the encoded protein is MSQTVPSFTMGVEEEYLLVERQSRDLVTEVPDALMAECERRLKSRVSPEFLRCQIEVGTGVNDTLHGCREELRELRRTVADVVNAYDLAPIAASTHPFAAWTSQKHTDKERYNVLARDMQAVARRMIICAMHVHVGIEDDELRMDLMGQAAYFLPHLLALSTSSPFWRGENTGLKSYRLAVFDELPRTGLPEMFESWSEYQRHLAMMVEAGLIEDASKIWWDVRPSARFPTLELRITDVTPRLDDGICIAAIFVCLLRMLYRLKRNNQRWRRYANILVRENRWRAQRYGFDEGLVDFGRGELLPYSELLEELLDLIRPEAEEMGVLAEVSHAREIVRHGTSAHRQLKVYHDALAEGADTHTALQQVVDMLARETLIGV
- a CDS encoding N-formylglutamate amidohydrolase, producing the protein MTRSPDTQDTDTAACPLLADDEPAPFWTYNAEAESDLLLVCDHAANFVPRALDGLGVPARALERHIAYDIGIAPVTRMMADALNAPAVFSHFSRLIVDPNRQLDDPTLTPAIADETVVPGNRELSADALEARLQSFFWPYHGAVARQLDAMTARGRAPVLVSMHSFTPILRGRERPWQIGVLWDYDPRLPVPLMRRARARGWQVGDNEPYSARDGHGYTQHVHGDKRGLANALVEIRQDLIDTQRGQRAWADEMVELLRPLLDDPELYKPYRQ
- a CDS encoding 4-hydroxyproline epimerase, whose amino-acid sequence is MRIGQPNTFFCIDGHTCGNPVRLVASGGPRLDGATISERRQDFLARYDWIRTGLMFEPRGHDMMSGAILYPPTTPDGDIGVLYIETSGCLPMCGHGTIGTVTFALERGLVQPATPGVLRLDTPAGRVTADYRVQGDKVAAVKITNVPAFLYAQGIEIAVDGLGRLTLDVAYGGNFYAIIEPQAAFGGLETIGAADVLAWSPRVRDAVNAALDAVHPQDPTIRGVSHVMWTGTPQTEGAHARNAVFYGKRAIDRSPCGTGTSARMAQLAARGDLRPGDAFVHESIIGSLFTGRVEAATEVAGTPAIQPSIEGWAVITGFNTLFLDESDPYVRGFTVG
- the queC gene encoding 7-cyano-7-deazaguanine synthase QueC, yielding MTADPGPALVVCSGGLDSVTLAHRLSTEPGGVAALVTFDYGQRHRKEIEFAARCAKRLGVAYEVIDLSDVGRRIAGSALTDSEDVPDGHYSSETMAVTVVPNRNPLMLTAAFALAGGRGIARVAAAMHTGDHVIYPDCRPAFVDAFQAMEDTALDGVASINLETPFIHWSKTDIAAEAGRLGVPIAETWSCYKGEAVHCGRCGTCVERLEALHDAGVEDPTEYADRDFWREEIARWQGRS
- a CDS encoding VUT family protein, with the translated sequence MTDTPVTSRQRRIEGAAFLVAFCACVPLANWLIGNLGTTCVPNGPCLIPVAPGLLGDPIMAPSGVLMIGIALVMRDMVQRRLGKLWTLAAITVGAGLSALVSPGALVIASTAAFLFSELADFAVYTPLQRRRLVLAVFLSGLVGLTIDSLVFLQLAFGGLDHLWGQVLGKLWMTLLALPCVLLLRRRDRKIGLAPA
- the cimA gene encoding citramalate synthase; this translates as MTSDHRVHFYDCTLRDGQQTQGVDFSVADKRTLSLALDELGVDYIEGGWPGANPTDDAFFDEPPQLTNAKLVAFGMTRRIGRSADNDPGMAALLNSRADGLTIVGKTWDYHVDLALGADRDDYVEVIADSVRIARERKGEAIFDAEHFFDGYKANPDYALRCLDAAYQAGARWIVLCDTNGGTLPHEVSRIVGEVAQRIPGQQLGIHTHDDTGNAVANSLAAVEAGVRQVQGTLNGLGERCGNANLISVIASIALKTDFKTRITDQQLKELTPVSRLLDERLNRAPSRGAPYVGESAFAHKGGLHVSAVEKDPRTYEHIDPARVGNQRHIVVSDQSGRSNILARFREIGIEMDPNDPAVADLVERVKAREFSGYAYDGAEASFELMARRALKQVPDYFALSRFRVMDDRRWNARGELVTESEATVTTEVAGREMMTVANGNGPVNALDKALRKALLEFYPQLEDMRLSDYKVRILTPQAGTGAVTRVMIESADGQGRSWTTVGVSTNIIDASFNALHDGLTWKLYQEGAHQAQTPRRPHALEE